One genomic window of Anoplolepis gracilipes chromosome 5, ASM4749672v1, whole genome shotgun sequence includes the following:
- the LOC140666360 gene encoding SUN domain-containing ossification factor isoform X1, which produces MRSRMLYVYWALLLISMVSSGLLFLIVASEGAQSEDSSLHSEKNETYEAYSNVTLNYDHHESFESSILDIKTQTTMTFKTNQNDQYRQEEATTVSASVKKITNDNVQVGKNVDILAESLTQQPNLSQEISETGQAVVLTLVDTVAAELQNLAEPKIDQEFSSKSSIKNSSVLNSNQVRQTEHIKEIVVPTTQIQPPLIVDETTTTTERPNDTETLEDDEKVLLKKISAEEAPEVVVIVRAEQKVNTDELELKVEEEASQVQVAEELSSKVLDDTFTTPSELNDTAARAQLIGGNRDETAAVILDGLVTSGPSDSHEDIPSFSEWAQKRLEEAEKKKTHPNASVQSPGGPGRGVSGMKIRSKNYASPDCGAKIVAANPEANSAKNVLVSTRDEYMLNACTSRIWFVVELCEAIQAKKIELANFELFSSSPKDFSVYVSDRFPTKEWSPVGQFTAKDVKDIQSFALHPHFFGKFIKVELQSHYGSEHFCPVSLFRAYGTSEFEVLETETENQILQETSRENDDDEDSDEEELLDSEDSDPPRNLFGSARDAVLSIVKKAAEVLVKSSDLTGNNITEIQQSIDGGNILENSYKSCTTPRYTILCDNCTDQKFASVFQLISCRDQQLNELLKIDLVNRTLRRGRLCSFHGVEIELFSREKKEEMNCDDTTHFNLAEDLQATFLASVFKPEYIVALCNVLATRDRKVVMNTSYEIPMNSSEKAAKEDILSTKSTVDYHSGETVSHHQVSVTCTLDSNSPACKSAAELRQRSLVQDISEETENMSSASIRTSTNMDTLASQIKPTKTLSKEDMKKESSIPILEPSKEPTEETLQPEVLTTVPPPSNPTPTLKIAEELPVMGTSVEMTSKTINNNPSINLLDNQETDTLVPDTESVETIAQVKTNKSENGEQDGKQMKDLSEQEVRLSSQDHLTLDTLFSDLKDLEGDTVNMQNGASSSSSMSQPTASAVPQKESVFLRLSNRIKILERNMSLSGQYLEELSRRYKKQVEEMQRSLERAVAAMGEESRKGEEREEKRMEEIAILRAKIAILSKSVETLLYDRDSWRSRISAIIQHALLICLEVIVIIVILSYCRKGNFEENKFQSGTKKENTRRKSAENFSSHTATKKTKKRRPSEIASHISGTYHELMIDDRSQETKKERKKKRKKEINAPGTKLGVNVDAGQETMRYKSVLNETNDTTLPSRRVLSIEPPRWKVSILPDKRPESAPEATVSWFDDRKTEKRERIAQFALPTDKACKMESGICFEFIRQDDELSESNSSSATVHRSVEGSSMVERKIERSKNGSFRTSGIFKGAKLSSPSFMKTALGTRRKRKFSSNSMEKWEWSPDSEYSNDRSFPSSPTGLKILSQTIDGSINGESAYGLIEESDESRSSNVTATSSKKEKRSAGLKKMVRKFF; this is translated from the exons GATCTCCGAGACTGGACAGGCAGTAGTGTTGACGTTGGTGGATACCGTGGCAGCAGAATTACAAAATCTGGCCGAACCAAAGATCGATCAAGAGTTTTCCTCGAAATCGTCCATCAAGAATTCTTCGGTATTAAACAGTAACCAAGTCAGGCAAACCGAGCATATAAAAGAGATCGTTGTGCCGACGACGCAGATTCAACCACCGCTGATTGTCGACgagacgacaacgacgacggaGCGACCAAATGACACGGAGACCCTTGAAGATGACGAGAaagtacttttaaaaaaaatatccgcCGAAGAAGCACCGGAGGTTGTGGTGATCGTTAGAGCGGAGCAGAAAGTCAACACGGACGAGTTGGAGCTGAAAGTCGAGGAAGAGGCCAGCCAAGTTCAAGTAGCTGAAGAATTATCCTCGAAGGTCCTCGATGATACATTTACTACGCCATCGGAATTGAATGATACGGCGGCTAGAGCACAATTGATCGGTGGTAATAGAGATGAAACTGCAGCAGTGATCTTAGACGGGCTCGTTACTTCAGGTCCTTCCGATTCACATGAGGATATACCATCTTTCAGCGAATGGGCACAGAAGCGTTTGGAGGAAgctgagaagaaaaaaa ctcATCCAAATGCCTCCGTGCAGAGTCCGGGTGGTCCAGGACGAGGCGTAAGCGGTATGAAGATTCGTTCCAAGAATTATGCCTCTCCCGACTGCGGCGCCAAGATCGTGGCAGCCAATCCCGAAGCGAATAGCGCCAAAAACGTTTTAGTGTCCACGCGGGACGAGTATATGCTGAACGCCTGTACATCACGCATTTGGTTCGTTGTTGAACTCTGCGAGGCGATCCAAGCAAAAAAGATCGAATTGGCAAATTTCGAGCTCTTTAGTTCGTCGCCAAAAGATTTCTCCGTATATGTGAGCGATCGTTTCCCTACTAAAGAGTGGAGTCCAGTCGGTCAGTTCACTGCTAAGGACGTAAAGGACATTCAAAGCTTTGCTCTGCATCCTCACTTTTTTGGTAAATTCATCAAAGTTGAGCTACAATCACATTATGGCTCGGAACATTTCTGTCCCGTTTCGTTGTTTCGCGCTTACGGTACCAGCGAGTTCGAAGTGCTAGAAACCGAGACGGAGAATCAGATTCTACAGGAGACGAGCAGAGAGAATGATGATGACGAGGATAGCGATGAGGAGGAACTGTTAGACAGTGAAGACAGTGATCCACCAAGAAATCTTTTTGGCAGCGCTCGCGATGCCGTACTAAGTATAGTGAAAAAGGCTGCAGAAGTTTTAGTGAAGTCCAGTGATCTCACCGGAAACAACATCACGGAAATTCAGCAAAGTATTGATGGTGGTAATATCTTGGAGAACTCATACAAGAGCTGTACGACACCTAGATATACGATCCTTTGCGATAACTGTACTGATCAAAAATTTGCCAGCGTTTTTCAGCTGATCAGTTGCAGAGATCAGCAATTGAACGAATTGCTTAAAATCGATTTGGTGAACAGAACTCTGAGACGGGGAAGACTATGTAGTTTTCACGGTGTGGAGATCGAGCTGTTTTcgcgagaaaaaaaggaagaaatgaATTGCGATGATACGACGCATTTTAATTTGGCAGAAGATCTTCAAGCGACTTTTTTAGCTTCCGTCTTTAAACCCGAATACATTGTGGCGTTGTGTAATGTTCTGGCAACAAGGGATCGTAAAGTGGTAATGAACACGAGTTATGAGATTCCCATGAACAGTTCCGAGAAGGCTGCAAAAGAAGATATTCTATCTACTAAGAGTACTGTAGATTATCACAGTGGCGAGACCGTTTCTCATCATCAAGTATCTGTCACGTGTACTTTGGATTCGAATTCTCCTGCTTGCAAATCTGCCGCGGAGCTCCGACAGCGTTCTTTGGTTCAAGATATTAGCGAGGAAACCGAAAATATGAGTTCTGCATCCATAAGGACTTCTACTAACATGGACACTCTGGCATCGCAAATCAAACCAACAAAGACACTCAGCAAGGAGGATATGAAGAAAGAGTCTTCTATACCGATCTTGGAACCTAGTAAGGAGCCCACAGAGGAGACGTTGCAGCCAGAAGTGCTGACAACTGTTCCGCCGCCATCTAATCCGACgccaacattaaaaattgccGAAGAACTGCCGGTTATGGGAACTTCTGTCGAGATGACgtcaaaaactataaataacaATCCGTCGATAAATTTGCTTGACAATCAAGAGACTGATACTCTCGTGCCTGATACGGAAAGTGTCGAGACTATTGCCCAAGTCAAAACAAACAAATCGGAAAATGGTGAGCAAGATGGGAAACAGATGAAAGATTTGAGCGAGCAAGAAGTTCGATTGTCATCTCAAGATCACCTCACGCTGGATACATTATTTTCTGATTTGAAAGATTTGGAGGGTGACACAGTTAACATGCAGAATGGAGCGTCTAGTTCTTCATCAATGTCCCAACCCACAGCAAGTGCTGTGCCTCAGAAAGAATCCGTTTTTCTTCGACTGTCCAATAGAATCAAG attttagaaaGGAACATGTCACTCAGTGGGCAATATCTGGAAGAATTAAGTCGTCGTTATAAAAAGCAAGTCGAAGAAATGCAACGCTCATTGGAGCGCGCAGTAGCCGCTATGGGCGAGGAGTCTCGAAAGGGTGAGGAGCGCGAAGAGAAAAGAATGGAAGAGATTGCTATTTTGAGAGCAAAAATCGCTATACTCTCGAAATCAGTTGAAACTCTTCTTTATGATCGTGACAGCTGGCGTAGTCGAATATCCGCGATTATCCAACACGCTTTACTGATCTGTTTGGAAGTCATCGTTATCATTGTAATACTCTCTTATTGCCGTAAAggaaattttgaagaaaataaatttcagtcGGGTACAAAGAAGGAAAATACACGTCGAAAAAGTGCGGAGAACTTTAGCTCTCATACCGCGACAAAGAAAACGAAGAAACGACGACCTAGCGAGATTGCTTCTCATATTAGTGGCACCTATCACGAGCTAATGATCGATGATCGATCTCAAGAGACAAAAAAGGAGCGAAAAAAGAAACGTAAGAAGGAAATAAACGCTCCCGGAACTAAACTAGGAGTTAATGTCGACGCGGGGCAAGAAACAATGCGTTACAAAAGTGTATTGAATGAAACTAACGATACGACATTGCCATCAAGAAGAGTATTATCCATAGAGCCTCCACGTTGGAAGGTGTCGATCTTGCCTGATAAGAGGCCAGAATCTGCGCCCGAAGCTACTGTAAGTTGGTTCGACGATCGAAAAACAGAGAAGAGAGAACGAATCGCGCAGTTTGCATTGCCGACAGATAAAGCCTGCAAGATGGAATCCGGAATCTGTTTCGAATTTATTCGTCAAGATGACGAACTAAGCGAATCCAATTCGTCGTCAGCGACCGTGCATAGATCTGTTGAAGGATCGTCTATGGTTGAGCGGAAGATCGAGAGATCGAAGAACGGTTCGTTCAGAACTAGTGGTATCTTTAAAGGCGCGAAATTAAGTTCGCCCTCTTTTATGAAGACTGCTTTGGGCacgagaagaaaaaggaagtTTTCCTCGAATTCCATGGAGAAGTGGGAATGGAGCCCGGACTCGGAATATTCAAACGACAGGTCTTTCCCATCAAGTCCTACGGGTCTGAAGATACTGTCGCAAACCATCGATGGAAGTATCAACGGTGAATCCGCGTACGGTTTGATTGAGGAAAGCGACGAATCTAGAAGCAGTAATGTTACTGCTACATCGagcaaaaaagagaagagaagcgCTGGTCTAAAAAAAATGGTAAGAAAATTCTTCTGA
- the LOC140666361 gene encoding eEF1A lysine and N-terminal methyltransferase homolog: protein MNLLPKTHEEFSHADYWNSFFKKRGKKVFEWYGEYPELCEILLKYIKIKDDILIVGCGNSTLSMSLYDVGYRNITNIDISHIVIKQMRDINNSTRSNLIYEHMDATKMTYSDEKFNVILDKGTLDALMPDTKEATIATIDKYFKEITRVLRNGGRYICITLLQEHILRKLLSYFPASGFMFRISRCHEAESKARLEEGSLVPIFVVIATKFTKLSQIVLEIALVDGPPERLSSTDDMVSAISSAQQSALVCSSLYKRSVADVGEISLDLHRPGDKHPRYTVYVLDQPRIRGTKTYAAFIVPQGKEMDWLFSTKEGRQQVLKSAQYDRLAIVTLRREHKFENWDAVKTELEDCVRNLAPAGLCGKNNIPFLSLGSDVGARTICYEGKSDISGPFVIEEVEKDGHEFKRLIFLNNPYVIQSEARLKEAKSRRGKTKKIVDPGFLACEHHIHMSAGVNAVIDTKEQQEIMIIGLGGGGLCMFLHHCFPKLKITAVEIDNVMLKTAIEYFNLILDDRMKVEIADGIRFIKDAAGNDEKKYKAILFDIDSKDTTVGLSCPPKQFLELSVLKAVATCLTKDGLFILNLVSRDKNLKQKIKDDLNSIFQSLACYAIQDEVNEIIMCSLEKHDLKEWKNKLKLAAINLNKQAAARKLSSFKEAFNVSMLLESLSVESQ from the exons atgaatcTCTTACCAAAAACACACGAAGAATTCAGTCATGCGGATTATTGGAattcatttttcaagaaaCGTGGCAAAAAAGTGTTTGAATG GTATGGTGAATATCCAGAATTATgcgaaattcttttaaaatatatcaaaataaaggATGATATTTTGATTGTTGGTTGTGGAAATTCTACACTAAGCATGTCTCTATACGATGTTGGTTACCG aaatattactaatatcGATATATCACATATTGTTATCAAACAAATgcgtgatataaataatagtacaaGATCAAACTTGATATATGAACATATGGATGCCACAAAAATGACATATTCTGatgaaaaattcaatgtaATTCTCGACAAAGGTACATTAGATGCTTTAATGCCAGATACGAAAGAGGCAACTATTGctacaattgataaatatttcaaa GAAATCACACGAGTTTTACGAAATGGTGGCAGATATATCTGTATAACATTACTACAGGAGCATATTCTGCGAAAGCTCTTATCTTACTTTCCTGCTTCGGGATTCATGTTTCGTATATCACGATGCCATGAAGCTGAATCGAAGGCACGTTTAGAAGAGGGCAGTCTAGTACCAATTTTTGTGGTCATTGCTACAAAATTCACTAAATTATCCCAGATC GTCCTTGAAATAGCTCTGGTTGATGGTCCACCTGAACGATTATCTTCGACGGATGATATGGTATCCGCAATATCATCTGCGCAACAATCAGCACTGGTGTGCAGTAGTCTTTACAAAAGAAGTGTTGCCGATGTGGGGGAAATATCGTTAGATTTACATCGTCCGGGTGACAAGCATCCACGATATACTGTTTATGTTCTCGATCAACCACGTATACGCGGAACGAAAACGTATGCGGCTTTCATCGTTCCACAGGGAAA agAAATGGACTGGTTGTTCAGTACGAAGGAAGGACGACAGCAAGTTCTAAAAAGTGCACAATATGACAGACTCGCGATAGTTACTTTACGCAGAGAACATAAATTCGAAAATTGGGACGCTGTAAAAACTGAGTTAGAAGACTGCGTACGCAATCTAGCACCGGCTGGTTTGTgtggtaaaaataatataccctTTTTGTCTTTGGGTTCCGACGTTGGAGCTCGAACCATTTGTTACGAAGGAAAGAGTGACATTAGTGGCCCGTTCGTTATCGAAGAGGTAGAAAAAGACGGTCACGAATTCAAACGCCTTATATTCCTGAACAATCCGTATGTGATTCAGAGTGAGGCTAGATTGAAAGAAG CAAAGTCTAGACGTggtaaaacgaaaaaaattgtcgatCCTGGATTTTTAGCTTGTGAacatcatatacatatgagcGCTGGCGTTAACGCAGTGATAGATACAAAAGAACAGCAAGAGATTATGATTATAGGACTTGGGGGTGGTGGTCTTTGCATGTTCTTACATCATTGCTTCCCCAAA ttaaaaattactGCAGTAGAAATTGACAATGTGATGTTAAAAACGGCCATCGAGTACTTCAATCTTATTCTTGATGACAGAATGAAAGTAGAAATTGCAGATGGAATTCGATTCATTAAAGATGCCGCGGGAAATGACGAGAAAAAGTATAAGGCAATACTCTTTGATATTGATAGTAAAGATACTACTGTCGGACTGAGTTGTCCACCTAAACAATTTCTTGAACTATCAGTATTGAAAGCAGTTGCAACATGCTTAACGAAAGAcggtctttttattttaaatctggTCAGCAgagataagaatttaaaacagaaaataaaggATGATTTGAACTCGATATTTCAATCACTCGCCTGTTACGCCATTCAAGATGAAGTAAATGAGATCATTATGTGCTCCCTAGAAAAACATGACTTAAAAGAATGGAAAAACAAACTCAAACTCGCCGCTATAAACTTAAATAAGCAAGCGGCTGCAAGAAAATTATCCTCTTTCAAGGAAGCATTTAATGTCTCTATGCTTTTAGAAAGTTTATCAGTGGAATCccaataa
- the LOC140666360 gene encoding SUN domain-containing ossification factor isoform X2 — MVKSWCHITSWCEVTCVPEPKVMAKSIVKNNDSGCPLHWVDNPTGQPRHLLRAVVFYLSILAVLWCIPTCLYHRISETGQAVVLTLVDTVAAELQNLAEPKIDQEFSSKSSIKNSSVLNSNQVRQTEHIKEIVVPTTQIQPPLIVDETTTTTERPNDTETLEDDEKVLLKKISAEEAPEVVVIVRAEQKVNTDELELKVEEEASQVQVAEELSSKVLDDTFTTPSELNDTAARAQLIGGNRDETAAVILDGLVTSGPSDSHEDIPSFSEWAQKRLEEAEKKKTHPNASVQSPGGPGRGVSGMKIRSKNYASPDCGAKIVAANPEANSAKNVLVSTRDEYMLNACTSRIWFVVELCEAIQAKKIELANFELFSSSPKDFSVYVSDRFPTKEWSPVGQFTAKDVKDIQSFALHPHFFGKFIKVELQSHYGSEHFCPVSLFRAYGTSEFEVLETETENQILQETSRENDDDEDSDEEELLDSEDSDPPRNLFGSARDAVLSIVKKAAEVLVKSSDLTGNNITEIQQSIDGGNILENSYKSCTTPRYTILCDNCTDQKFASVFQLISCRDQQLNELLKIDLVNRTLRRGRLCSFHGVEIELFSREKKEEMNCDDTTHFNLAEDLQATFLASVFKPEYIVALCNVLATRDRKVVMNTSYEIPMNSSEKAAKEDILSTKSTVDYHSGETVSHHQVSVTCTLDSNSPACKSAAELRQRSLVQDISEETENMSSASIRTSTNMDTLASQIKPTKTLSKEDMKKESSIPILEPSKEPTEETLQPEVLTTVPPPSNPTPTLKIAEELPVMGTSVEMTSKTINNNPSINLLDNQETDTLVPDTESVETIAQVKTNKSENGEQDGKQMKDLSEQEVRLSSQDHLTLDTLFSDLKDLEGDTVNMQNGASSSSSMSQPTASAVPQKESVFLRLSNRIKILERNMSLSGQYLEELSRRYKKQVEEMQRSLERAVAAMGEESRKGEEREEKRMEEIAILRAKIAILSKSVETLLYDRDSWRSRISAIIQHALLICLEVIVIIVILSYCRKGNFEENKFQSGTKKENTRRKSAENFSSHTATKKTKKRRPSEIASHISGTYHELMIDDRSQETKKERKKKRKKEINAPGTKLGVNVDAGQETMRYKSVLNETNDTTLPSRRVLSIEPPRWKVSILPDKRPESAPEATVSWFDDRKTEKRERIAQFALPTDKACKMESGICFEFIRQDDELSESNSSSATVHRSVEGSSMVERKIERSKNGSFRTSGIFKGAKLSSPSFMKTALGTRRKRKFSSNSMEKWEWSPDSEYSNDRSFPSSPTGLKILSQTIDGSINGESAYGLIEESDESRSSNVTATSSKKEKRSAGLKKMVRKFF, encoded by the exons ATGGTGAAATCGTGGTGTCACATCACTTCGTGGTGTGAAGTAACGTGCGTGCCTGAGCCTAAAGTCATGGCTAAGAGTATCGTCAAGAACAATGACAGTGGATGTCCTTTACATTGGGTTGATAATCCTACCGGGCAGCCTAGACATCTTCTTCGAGCAGTTGTCTTCTACTTAAGCATATTGGCAGTATTATGGTGCATTCCTACCTGTCTCTATCATCG GATCTCCGAGACTGGACAGGCAGTAGTGTTGACGTTGGTGGATACCGTGGCAGCAGAATTACAAAATCTGGCCGAACCAAAGATCGATCAAGAGTTTTCCTCGAAATCGTCCATCAAGAATTCTTCGGTATTAAACAGTAACCAAGTCAGGCAAACCGAGCATATAAAAGAGATCGTTGTGCCGACGACGCAGATTCAACCACCGCTGATTGTCGACgagacgacaacgacgacggaGCGACCAAATGACACGGAGACCCTTGAAGATGACGAGAaagtacttttaaaaaaaatatccgcCGAAGAAGCACCGGAGGTTGTGGTGATCGTTAGAGCGGAGCAGAAAGTCAACACGGACGAGTTGGAGCTGAAAGTCGAGGAAGAGGCCAGCCAAGTTCAAGTAGCTGAAGAATTATCCTCGAAGGTCCTCGATGATACATTTACTACGCCATCGGAATTGAATGATACGGCGGCTAGAGCACAATTGATCGGTGGTAATAGAGATGAAACTGCAGCAGTGATCTTAGACGGGCTCGTTACTTCAGGTCCTTCCGATTCACATGAGGATATACCATCTTTCAGCGAATGGGCACAGAAGCGTTTGGAGGAAgctgagaagaaaaaaa ctcATCCAAATGCCTCCGTGCAGAGTCCGGGTGGTCCAGGACGAGGCGTAAGCGGTATGAAGATTCGTTCCAAGAATTATGCCTCTCCCGACTGCGGCGCCAAGATCGTGGCAGCCAATCCCGAAGCGAATAGCGCCAAAAACGTTTTAGTGTCCACGCGGGACGAGTATATGCTGAACGCCTGTACATCACGCATTTGGTTCGTTGTTGAACTCTGCGAGGCGATCCAAGCAAAAAAGATCGAATTGGCAAATTTCGAGCTCTTTAGTTCGTCGCCAAAAGATTTCTCCGTATATGTGAGCGATCGTTTCCCTACTAAAGAGTGGAGTCCAGTCGGTCAGTTCACTGCTAAGGACGTAAAGGACATTCAAAGCTTTGCTCTGCATCCTCACTTTTTTGGTAAATTCATCAAAGTTGAGCTACAATCACATTATGGCTCGGAACATTTCTGTCCCGTTTCGTTGTTTCGCGCTTACGGTACCAGCGAGTTCGAAGTGCTAGAAACCGAGACGGAGAATCAGATTCTACAGGAGACGAGCAGAGAGAATGATGATGACGAGGATAGCGATGAGGAGGAACTGTTAGACAGTGAAGACAGTGATCCACCAAGAAATCTTTTTGGCAGCGCTCGCGATGCCGTACTAAGTATAGTGAAAAAGGCTGCAGAAGTTTTAGTGAAGTCCAGTGATCTCACCGGAAACAACATCACGGAAATTCAGCAAAGTATTGATGGTGGTAATATCTTGGAGAACTCATACAAGAGCTGTACGACACCTAGATATACGATCCTTTGCGATAACTGTACTGATCAAAAATTTGCCAGCGTTTTTCAGCTGATCAGTTGCAGAGATCAGCAATTGAACGAATTGCTTAAAATCGATTTGGTGAACAGAACTCTGAGACGGGGAAGACTATGTAGTTTTCACGGTGTGGAGATCGAGCTGTTTTcgcgagaaaaaaaggaagaaatgaATTGCGATGATACGACGCATTTTAATTTGGCAGAAGATCTTCAAGCGACTTTTTTAGCTTCCGTCTTTAAACCCGAATACATTGTGGCGTTGTGTAATGTTCTGGCAACAAGGGATCGTAAAGTGGTAATGAACACGAGTTATGAGATTCCCATGAACAGTTCCGAGAAGGCTGCAAAAGAAGATATTCTATCTACTAAGAGTACTGTAGATTATCACAGTGGCGAGACCGTTTCTCATCATCAAGTATCTGTCACGTGTACTTTGGATTCGAATTCTCCTGCTTGCAAATCTGCCGCGGAGCTCCGACAGCGTTCTTTGGTTCAAGATATTAGCGAGGAAACCGAAAATATGAGTTCTGCATCCATAAGGACTTCTACTAACATGGACACTCTGGCATCGCAAATCAAACCAACAAAGACACTCAGCAAGGAGGATATGAAGAAAGAGTCTTCTATACCGATCTTGGAACCTAGTAAGGAGCCCACAGAGGAGACGTTGCAGCCAGAAGTGCTGACAACTGTTCCGCCGCCATCTAATCCGACgccaacattaaaaattgccGAAGAACTGCCGGTTATGGGAACTTCTGTCGAGATGACgtcaaaaactataaataacaATCCGTCGATAAATTTGCTTGACAATCAAGAGACTGATACTCTCGTGCCTGATACGGAAAGTGTCGAGACTATTGCCCAAGTCAAAACAAACAAATCGGAAAATGGTGAGCAAGATGGGAAACAGATGAAAGATTTGAGCGAGCAAGAAGTTCGATTGTCATCTCAAGATCACCTCACGCTGGATACATTATTTTCTGATTTGAAAGATTTGGAGGGTGACACAGTTAACATGCAGAATGGAGCGTCTAGTTCTTCATCAATGTCCCAACCCACAGCAAGTGCTGTGCCTCAGAAAGAATCCGTTTTTCTTCGACTGTCCAATAGAATCAAG attttagaaaGGAACATGTCACTCAGTGGGCAATATCTGGAAGAATTAAGTCGTCGTTATAAAAAGCAAGTCGAAGAAATGCAACGCTCATTGGAGCGCGCAGTAGCCGCTATGGGCGAGGAGTCTCGAAAGGGTGAGGAGCGCGAAGAGAAAAGAATGGAAGAGATTGCTATTTTGAGAGCAAAAATCGCTATACTCTCGAAATCAGTTGAAACTCTTCTTTATGATCGTGACAGCTGGCGTAGTCGAATATCCGCGATTATCCAACACGCTTTACTGATCTGTTTGGAAGTCATCGTTATCATTGTAATACTCTCTTATTGCCGTAAAggaaattttgaagaaaataaatttcagtcGGGTACAAAGAAGGAAAATACACGTCGAAAAAGTGCGGAGAACTTTAGCTCTCATACCGCGACAAAGAAAACGAAGAAACGACGACCTAGCGAGATTGCTTCTCATATTAGTGGCACCTATCACGAGCTAATGATCGATGATCGATCTCAAGAGACAAAAAAGGAGCGAAAAAAGAAACGTAAGAAGGAAATAAACGCTCCCGGAACTAAACTAGGAGTTAATGTCGACGCGGGGCAAGAAACAATGCGTTACAAAAGTGTATTGAATGAAACTAACGATACGACATTGCCATCAAGAAGAGTATTATCCATAGAGCCTCCACGTTGGAAGGTGTCGATCTTGCCTGATAAGAGGCCAGAATCTGCGCCCGAAGCTACTGTAAGTTGGTTCGACGATCGAAAAACAGAGAAGAGAGAACGAATCGCGCAGTTTGCATTGCCGACAGATAAAGCCTGCAAGATGGAATCCGGAATCTGTTTCGAATTTATTCGTCAAGATGACGAACTAAGCGAATCCAATTCGTCGTCAGCGACCGTGCATAGATCTGTTGAAGGATCGTCTATGGTTGAGCGGAAGATCGAGAGATCGAAGAACGGTTCGTTCAGAACTAGTGGTATCTTTAAAGGCGCGAAATTAAGTTCGCCCTCTTTTATGAAGACTGCTTTGGGCacgagaagaaaaaggaagtTTTCCTCGAATTCCATGGAGAAGTGGGAATGGAGCCCGGACTCGGAATATTCAAACGACAGGTCTTTCCCATCAAGTCCTACGGGTCTGAAGATACTGTCGCAAACCATCGATGGAAGTATCAACGGTGAATCCGCGTACGGTTTGATTGAGGAAAGCGACGAATCTAGAAGCAGTAATGTTACTGCTACATCGagcaaaaaagagaagagaagcgCTGGTCTAAAAAAAATGGTAAGAAAATTCTTCTGA